Proteins encoded within one genomic window of Methanosarcina barkeri str. Wiesmoor:
- a CDS encoding CDGSH iron-sulfur domain-containing protein, with amino-acid sequence MIGDPAIESFEKLRHRGGCKMIKEVEKKSKISNDSMKIAVFKNGPYMVTGRVPLMTWEICKDEDTDRLIWREVKKYPIRDRYALCRCGQSGNKPFCDGTHSKIHFDGTEAGDFEPFSEGANVITGPLLTLIDNKHLCVHAGFCTRAGKIWNLVQQPENPEARDIAIEEACNCPSGRLVIIDNATGKTIEPELEKSIVVEEGPHQGEQGPLWVRGGIPIKSADGKQYEIRNRVTLCRCGKSRNKPFCDGSHVEIERD; translated from the coding sequence ATGATTGGTGATCCTGCCATAGAAAGTTTTGAGAAACTCAGACACAGAGGAGGCTGCAAGATGATCAAAGAAGTGGAAAAAAAGTCAAAAATATCCAATGACTCCATGAAGATTGCTGTGTTTAAGAACGGTCCATATATGGTGACCGGTAGAGTTCCCCTTATGACCTGGGAGATTTGCAAAGATGAAGACACTGACCGTCTAATATGGCGCGAAGTCAAAAAATACCCTATAAGGGACCGGTATGCTCTGTGCCGATGTGGTCAGTCAGGGAATAAGCCCTTCTGTGATGGGACACATTCAAAGATCCATTTTGATGGAACCGAGGCAGGAGACTTTGAGCCCTTTAGCGAAGGTGCTAATGTTATCACTGGCCCTTTGCTGACTCTTATTGACAATAAGCATCTATGTGTCCACGCAGGATTCTGTACACGGGCAGGGAAAATATGGAACCTTGTCCAGCAACCCGAAAACCCGGAAGCTCGAGACATTGCTATAGAAGAAGCATGTAACTGCCCTTCAGGCAGGTTGGTAATCATTGACAATGCCACAGGAAAAACAATTGAGCCTGAGCTTGAAAAATCTATTGTTGTCGAGGAAGGGCCTCACCAAGGCGAGCAAGGTCCTCTCTGGGTACGTGGCGGCATCCCGATAAAATCTGCCGACGGCAAACAGTACGAGATCAGGAATCGAGTCACTCTCTGCAGGTGCGGAAAATCCAGAAATAAACCGTTCTGCGATGGTAGTCATGTGGAGATTGAGAGAGATTGA
- a CDS encoding PKD domain-containing protein, protein MKSLPIFLILIFFLTSTASATVTVFPTPLGAGNPPATARVNCSCGNSYIDYTAVAVSSDPRTVQFKDLSKGNETYVRWNFGDGTSLEGTNITPSLKNPVHTFPKNGYYISCMTTRNSCCGQKLWVHMTIIITDENTTVPFKTPVATFSAAPTSGDAPLKVQFTDKSTPFPYTDKNTGISTSWKWRFGDSTYSTVQYPAHTYSKAGNYTVSLTVKNAVGSDTKTIKNYIVANKLKAPVAAFSAFPTSGKAPLNVAFIDKSTGSPASWKWSFGDGSSSFAQNPTHKYSKAGIYTVNLTVKNAKGKNTVTKTQYIKVITKPVAAFSASLTLGKVPLTVKFTDTSTGIPTKWQWSFGDGSKSFVQNPKHKYSKAGKYTVSLTVKNDKGSNTVTKTEYIKVITKPIASFSASPTSGKAPLNVAFTDTSTGTPAKWKWTFGDGAKSFAQNPKHKYSKAGRYTVSLTVKNDKGSNTITKTEYIKVITKPVASFSASPTSGKAPLNVAFTDTSTGTPAKWKWTFGDGAKSFVQNPKHKYSKAGNYTISLTVKNAKGSDTKTRSDYIVVS, encoded by the coding sequence ATGAAGTCCCTACCAATCTTTTTAATACTCATTTTCTTTCTCACGTCTACTGCTTCTGCAACAGTTACTGTATTCCCAACCCCTCTTGGTGCAGGAAATCCTCCAGCAACAGCCCGGGTAAACTGCTCCTGCGGGAATAGTTATATTGATTATACAGCGGTAGCCGTTTCAAGTGATCCACGAACAGTACAATTTAAGGATCTATCAAAAGGTAATGAGACATATGTCAGATGGAACTTTGGAGATGGAACCTCTCTCGAAGGTACAAATATTACTCCATCACTAAAAAATCCAGTACATACGTTTCCAAAGAATGGCTATTATATTAGTTGTATGACCACCAGGAATAGTTGTTGTGGTCAGAAGTTATGGGTTCATATGACTATTATTATTACTGACGAAAACACTACAGTACCTTTTAAAACTCCAGTTGCTACTTTTTCGGCAGCTCCAACCTCAGGAGACGCTCCGCTAAAGGTTCAGTTTACTGACAAAAGTACACCATTTCCATATACTGATAAGAATACAGGAATTTCAACTTCATGGAAATGGAGGTTTGGAGATAGCACATATTCAACAGTTCAATATCCTGCACACACTTACAGTAAAGCAGGGAACTATACTGTCAGCTTAACAGTAAAGAATGCTGTGGGCAGCGACACTAAAACAATAAAGAACTATATTGTTGCAAACAAGTTGAAAGCTCCAGTTGCTGCTTTTTCGGCCTTCCCAACTTCAGGAAAAGCTCCATTAAATGTTGCCTTTATTGACAAGAGCACAGGATCACCAGCTTCATGGAAATGGAGCTTTGGAGACGGATCAAGTTCATTCGCTCAGAATCCGACTCATAAGTATTCAAAAGCAGGAATATATACTGTTAACTTGACAGTAAAGAATGCTAAAGGCAAGAACACGGTAACAAAAACACAATATATAAAAGTGATAACAAAACCGGTTGCTGCATTCTCTGCATCCCTAACTTTAGGAAAAGTACCTTTAACTGTAAAATTTACTGACACAAGTACAGGAATCCCGACGAAATGGCAATGGAGTTTTGGAGACGGGTCAAAGTCATTCGTTCAGAATCCAAAGCATAAGTATTCAAAAGCAGGGAAATATACCGTTAGCTTAACTGTAAAGAATGATAAAGGCAGTAATACAGTAACAAAAACAGAATATATAAAAGTAATAACAAAACCTATTGCTTCATTCTCCGCCTCCCCAACTTCAGGGAAAGCACCATTAAATGTTGCCTTTACTGACACAAGTACAGGAACCCCGGCTAAATGGAAATGGACTTTTGGAGACGGAGCAAAGTCATTCGCTCAGAATCCAAAGCATAAGTATTCAAAAGCAGGAAGATATACCGTTAGCTTAACTGTAAAGAATGATAAGGGCAGTAATACGATAACAAAAACAGAATATATAAAAGTAATAACAAAACCTGTTGCTTCATTCTCCGCGTCCCCAACTTCAGGGAAAGCACCATTAAATGTTGCTTTTACTGACACAAGTACAGGAACCCCGGCTAAATGGAAATGGACTTTTGGAGACGGAGCAAAGTCATTCGTTCAGAATCCAAAGCATAAGTATTCAAAAGCAGGGAACTATACTATCAGCTTAACAGTAAAGAATGCTAAGGGCAGTGACACTAAAACTAGATCTGATTATATCGTAGTATCCTGA
- a CDS encoding ABC transporter permease, with amino-acid sequence MIQGRVIYVLWRREIIKYFRVRSRIAGAIGMPAFMLIFQGMGFRRVEFPGLPASIGYFQYLVPGIIGMTLLFTAAYAGMSVIMDKQFGFLKEVMVTPASRVSIVLGMISGSATTSIIQALIIMLMSVLLGFKLPLIHEVLFSIVIMVLISMIFINIGLILSSLLKDFHGFSTVINFIAFPLFLLSGALFPVSNLPAPIRILSYFDPLTYGVDALRGILIDHCEFSIVLNISILLTLSVLMVCASSYFFRRAEII; translated from the coding sequence ATGATTCAGGGAAGAGTTATATATGTTCTCTGGCGGCGTGAGATTATAAAGTATTTCAGGGTCAGGTCCAGGATAGCGGGTGCAATTGGCATGCCGGCTTTTATGCTGATCTTTCAGGGTATGGGCTTTAGAAGAGTGGAATTTCCAGGTCTGCCTGCGTCAATAGGATATTTTCAGTATCTTGTACCGGGTATTATCGGGATGACTCTTCTTTTTACGGCTGCTTATGCAGGTATGAGTGTCATAATGGACAAGCAATTTGGATTTTTAAAAGAGGTTATGGTGACTCCCGCAAGCAGAGTCTCTATTGTTCTTGGAATGATCTCCGGAAGCGCAACCACATCAATCATTCAGGCACTTATTATTATGTTGATGTCTGTATTACTTGGTTTTAAACTGCCTTTAATTCATGAGGTTCTGTTCTCTATCGTGATAATGGTTCTCATATCTATGATCTTTATAAACATAGGGTTAATTTTGTCATCCTTATTGAAAGATTTTCATGGATTTAGCACGGTTATTAATTTTATTGCATTCCCTCTGTTTCTTTTATCTGGAGCTTTATTTCCGGTTTCAAATTTGCCGGCTCCGATAAGGATTCTATCTTATTTTGATCCGCTGACATATGGTGTTGATGCCTTGCGAGGAATATTGATTGATCATTGTGAATTTTCAATTGTTCTGAATATATCTATTCTTTTAACGCTGTCGGTTTTGATGGTCTGTGCCAGCAGTTATTTCTTCCGGAGGGCAGAGATAATATAG
- a CDS encoding daunorubicin resistance protein DrrA family ABC transporter ATP-binding protein produces MSAIIVKELTKKFGEFTAVDSVSFSVEPGELFGLLGPNGAGKTTIINMLTTLLLPTAGGAEIAGYDLRRDPDSIRNNIGIIFQDPSLDIGLTGRENLEFHAMMYNIRSDERKKRIQEVLDVVGLADKAEILVENYSGGMKRRLEIARGLIHYPKVLFLDEPTLGLDAQTRRSIWEYIGNLNRNYGTCVILTTHYMEEADFLCDRIAIIDHGKIIALDTPSGLKNRLLGDCVSLTIDGKVALIATALGEKEWVREVVPDGKTLDLILSDYEKNIPDIFQTASNLGVGISSINFSKPSLEDVFLRLTGSIIREQEGSRQSARRDRMRRRMLR; encoded by the coding sequence ATGAGTGCAATAATCGTTAAAGAGTTGACAAAAAAATTCGGAGAATTTACTGCCGTTGACAGTGTCTCATTTTCGGTTGAACCCGGAGAGCTTTTTGGGCTTTTAGGCCCTAACGGTGCGGGAAAGACGACTATAATCAATATGCTGACGACTCTTCTTCTTCCGACTGCAGGTGGCGCTGAAATCGCAGGATATGATCTTAGAAGGGATCCTGATTCGATCAGGAATAATATCGGAATAATATTTCAGGATCCTTCACTTGATATAGGGCTTACCGGGAGGGAAAATCTTGAATTTCATGCCATGATGTACAACATTCGTTCAGATGAGCGGAAAAAAAGAATCCAGGAAGTGCTTGATGTTGTGGGACTGGCTGACAAAGCTGAGATTCTTGTTGAAAATTATTCTGGTGGAATGAAGAGGCGGCTTGAAATTGCAAGGGGGCTTATTCATTATCCAAAAGTTTTGTTTCTGGATGAGCCTACTCTCGGGCTTGATGCACAGACCCGGAGATCAATATGGGAATATATCGGAAACCTGAATCGAAATTATGGGACATGCGTCATCCTGACTACCCATTATATGGAAGAAGCTGATTTCCTCTGTGATCGCATTGCGATAATTGATCATGGAAAGATAATTGCACTCGATACTCCATCAGGTCTGAAGAACCGTCTACTGGGAGATTGTGTCAGCCTGACTATTGATGGAAAGGTTGCTCTCATAGCGACTGCTCTTGGGGAGAAAGAATGGGTAAGGGAAGTTGTTCCTGATGGAAAAACGCTTGATCTCATTCTATCGGATTATGAGAAAAACATACCTGACATTTTTCAGACCGCCTCCAACCTGGGTGTCGGGATCAGTTCGATAAATTTCAGCAAGCCAAGCCTTGAGGATGTTTTCCTCCGCCTTACAGGTTCAATAATACGAGAACAAGAAGGCAGCAGGCAGTCAGCCAGGCGGGACCGGATGAGAAGGAGGATGCTCAGATGA
- a CDS encoding ABC transporter ATP-binding protein — translation MSLLKINDLKCHYLTDVDTIKAVDGISFEIEEGEILGIVGESGSGKTTVALGIMGLLPENTAISGEIFYRDELISSLPESEMDKFRWNDIAIVFQNSLEVLNPVMKVGVQVREPMIRHFDISPEKAQSKCADLFRTVGLDPKWMDSYPHQLSGGMRQRVLLAMALSCDPKLLILDEVTSALDAFTRKEIRDLLIDLQKKNGYTMLMISHDITFVSSVASRIAVMYSGRVVETGPVRDILVSPRHPYTRGLVHSTPDIFVYKDLWGIPGDVPAGDGFKGCPFSPRCTQKIDICSKVSPVLTPIGDGREIACHRGGIADVLEARNLSFSYRLPNGEYLQAVENVNLEVREGEVLAIVGQTGSGKSTLAHILANVIRSERGEVLFMGGNVGEGNYGSRFNGIQIVFQDPFNSTSNRFTVLDAIKEPLYINKIGSNGDRLQMVKGALELVRLPSTDNFLSKYCGELSGGQRQRVALARAMVMEPKLLIADEITSALDVSTSANILRLLKGLQNRRGFAMIYISHDLSLTLKIADRIAVMNSGKIVEMGNSHDVMLSPSDEYTKRLVGSRIGLCCHTH, via the coding sequence ATGAGTCTGCTTAAAATCAATGATCTTAAATGCCACTATCTAACTGACGTTGATACCATTAAGGCTGTTGACGGTATTTCTTTTGAGATTGAAGAAGGAGAAATTCTGGGCATTGTCGGAGAATCCGGCAGTGGCAAGACCACCGTTGCCCTCGGGATTATGGGGCTTTTGCCGGAAAATACAGCTATTTCCGGAGAAATTTTTTACAGGGATGAGCTAATCTCCTCTTTGCCTGAATCTGAAATGGACAAATTCAGATGGAATGATATTGCAATAGTTTTTCAGAATAGCCTTGAGGTGTTGAACCCTGTTATGAAAGTGGGCGTTCAAGTAAGAGAACCGATGATAAGGCACTTTGATATCAGTCCTGAGAAAGCACAGAGTAAATGTGCTGATCTGTTCAGGACGGTTGGCCTTGATCCTAAATGGATGGATTCATATCCGCATCAGCTTTCCGGAGGTATGAGGCAGAGGGTTCTTCTGGCAATGGCTCTTTCATGCGACCCGAAATTGCTGATTCTCGATGAAGTTACTTCTGCTCTTGATGCATTTACCCGAAAGGAAATCAGGGACCTTCTTATCGACCTTCAGAAGAAGAACGGGTATACGATGTTAATGATCTCTCATGATATCACTTTTGTGTCTTCTGTTGCGTCCAGAATTGCTGTTATGTATTCAGGAAGGGTTGTTGAAACAGGACCTGTAAGGGATATTCTCGTATCTCCCCGTCATCCTTATACAAGGGGCCTTGTCCACTCGACCCCGGATATTTTTGTTTATAAGGATTTATGGGGAATTCCGGGCGATGTACCTGCAGGGGATGGATTTAAGGGCTGTCCTTTCAGCCCGAGATGTACACAAAAAATCGATATCTGCAGTAAAGTTTCCCCGGTTCTGACGCCGATAGGAGATGGAAGGGAAATTGCATGCCATAGAGGGGGAATAGCAGACGTTCTGGAAGCCAGAAACTTGAGTTTCAGCTATCGTCTGCCTAATGGAGAATATCTTCAGGCAGTTGAGAATGTTAATCTGGAAGTGAGGGAAGGAGAGGTTCTTGCAATTGTTGGTCAGACCGGTTCAGGAAAGTCAACGCTTGCACATATCCTTGCAAACGTAATAAGGTCCGAGCGCGGAGAAGTATTGTTTATGGGTGGGAATGTTGGTGAAGGAAATTATGGAAGCAGGTTCAACGGCATTCAGATAGTATTTCAGGACCCATTCAATTCAACCAGCAATAGGTTTACTGTGCTTGATGCAATCAAAGAGCCTCTTTATATCAATAAGATCGGGTCCAATGGAGATAGACTGCAAATGGTTAAAGGTGCCCTTGAACTTGTTCGTCTTCCCAGTACTGACAATTTCCTCAGCAAATATTGCGGGGAACTCAGCGGCGGGCAAAGGCAGAGGGTTGCACTTGCAAGAGCAATGGTTATGGAGCCGAAACTTCTTATTGCCGATGAGATAACGTCGGCTCTGGATGTTTCAACCTCTGCAAATATATTGCGTCTTTTAAAGGGCCTTCAGAACAGGAGAGGATTTGCAATGATATATATTTCACATGATCTCTCCCTGACACTGAAGATTGCTGACAGGATAGCCGTTATGAATTCCGGAAAGATTGTAGAGATGGGGAATTCCCACGATGTTATGCTTTCACCTTCTGATGAGTATACAAAAAGGCTTGTGGGTTCAAGAATAGGACTGTGCTGTCATACTCATTAA
- a CDS encoding methyltransferase, translating into MKVKNELMDTPAVGVDRLVKTMENSTRGLKEYRLIFTALELEVFEALKTPLQAGELAEKMGLDPVLVPHFCEALVNLGLLDRFEEIVEEERKEKEGEEKAEKSTFLPRYVNSELTATYLLKESQFSQQQYLSEMSRNAALWARLPELMKNGPVVVDKGPFFWEIISCMAENTRCGLLQETVRKVMENVDLGKVRKLLDMGGGHGLYSIAFAKMNEQLKAFVFDLPQVTIKTKQYIEKYGAFNVDVIPGDFFKEELGTGYDLIFSSFNPGGKAPELIPKIASALNDGGVFVTLQVPDENTKSDPLFSLDWNLWTFEDTKKGGTGYCFENSVPFNEYIGMLGNYGLEVFRTLDMKEGSRMVFAKKAGVNSGADEQE; encoded by the coding sequence ATGAAAGTAAAGAACGAGCTAATGGATACTCCGGCTGTGGGTGTAGACCGTTTAGTCAAGACCATGGAAAACTCGACCAGGGGACTGAAAGAGTACAGGTTGATCTTTACAGCTCTTGAACTTGAGGTGTTTGAAGCTCTGAAAACCCCCCTTCAGGCAGGTGAACTTGCCGAAAAAATGGGGCTCGATCCGGTGTTAGTTCCCCATTTCTGCGAAGCTCTTGTCAATCTCGGGCTTTTGGACAGGTTTGAGGAGATCGTTGAGGAAGAGAGGAAGGAAAAAGAGGGAGAAGAAAAAGCTGAAAAAAGCACGTTTTTGCCCCGGTATGTGAATTCGGAACTTACCGCTACATATCTCCTTAAGGAAAGTCAGTTTTCCCAGCAGCAATACCTTTCCGAAATGTCCAGGAACGCTGCACTCTGGGCCCGTTTGCCCGAGCTTATGAAGAATGGGCCTGTAGTTGTCGATAAAGGTCCTTTTTTCTGGGAGATTATCAGTTGCATGGCTGAAAACACCCGCTGTGGACTGCTTCAGGAAACCGTCAGGAAGGTTATGGAAAACGTTGATTTAGGAAAGGTTCGAAAACTCCTGGACATGGGAGGAGGGCACGGGCTCTATTCTATTGCTTTTGCTAAAATGAACGAGCAGCTAAAAGCTTTTGTATTTGACCTTCCCCAGGTAACCATAAAGACAAAGCAATACATTGAAAAATACGGGGCTTTCAATGTGGACGTAATTCCCGGTGACTTCTTTAAAGAGGAACTCGGCACCGGGTACGACCTTATATTTTCATCCTTTAACCCTGGCGGCAAGGCCCCCGAACTTATCCCTAAAATTGCTTCAGCCCTGAATGATGGTGGGGTTTTCGTAACCCTGCAGGTCCCGGATGAAAATACGAAATCAGATCCTCTCTTCAGCCTGGACTGGAACCTTTGGACCTTTGAAGACACAAAGAAAGGTGGTACAGGATACTGCTTTGAAAATAGCGTGCCCTTCAACGAATATATCGGGATGCTGGGAAACTACGGACTTGAAGTCTTCAGGACCCTGGACATGAAAGAGGGGTCAAGAATGGTTTTTGCAAAAAAAGCAGGAGTGAACTCCGGAGCGGATGAACAGGAGTGA
- a CDS encoding ABC transporter permease: MAVFAPVITNYPPQKISGDSLEPPCPEHILGTDELGMDIWSQICYGARMSLTIGLAVAFIAGFGGGAIGILAGYIGGHVDQGLMRVIDVTMALPSFPLLIVISAFLGPSILNVILILVIFSWAKPARIARSQTLSLKKNNYIIAARNYGAKPFYLLRKHIFPEVLPVLFVLVIGISSHAIIAEAGLAFLGLGDPTSKSWGMMLNHATSFRSIYFTPYWQWWLLPPLFMLIFLLICLAFISRDMERILDPKLKIKKGF; the protein is encoded by the coding sequence ATGGCAGTTTTTGCTCCTGTGATAACAAATTATCCTCCTCAGAAGATCTCAGGTGATTCACTCGAACCTCCTTGTCCCGAACACATACTTGGAACCGATGAACTCGGTATGGATATCTGGTCACAGATATGTTATGGTGCAAGAATGAGCCTTACAATAGGGCTTGCAGTAGCTTTTATAGCAGGTTTTGGAGGAGGAGCTATTGGAATACTGGCAGGATATATTGGAGGGCACGTTGATCAGGGCTTGATGAGAGTAATTGATGTTACAATGGCTCTTCCAAGCTTTCCTCTTCTGATCGTAATATCTGCTTTTCTTGGTCCAAGTATTCTTAACGTAATTCTTATACTTGTTATTTTCAGCTGGGCCAAACCTGCACGTATTGCACGTTCCCAGACCCTGTCACTAAAGAAGAACAACTATATTATTGCAGCCCGGAATTACGGCGCAAAGCCATTTTACCTGCTCCGGAAGCATATATTTCCTGAAGTTCTGCCTGTCCTGTTTGTGCTTGTCATCGGGATATCCTCACACGCAATCATAGCCGAAGCAGGACTTGCCTTCCTGGGCCTTGGAGATCCTACTTCCAAGAGCTGGGGAATGATGCTTAATCATGCAACCAGTTTCCGTTCGATATATTTTACACCCTACTGGCAATGGTGGTTATTGCCTCCGTTGTTTATGCTCATTTTCCTCCTGATCTGTCTTGCGTTCATAAGCAGAGATATGGAAAGGATACTCGATCCAAAATTAAAGATAAAAAAAGGCTTCTGA
- a CDS encoding ABC transporter permease: MVNDRNSFIFRLLSTIFVILVINFFLPRMMPGDPFSTTSADEVGEDIIVMTEEQRLYYINYYGLDRPLPEQFLAYMKNLMTGDLGRSIYYKMPVSDVIMLHLPWTMFIVMSATVISTISGVVLGTLSAKNRKKGSDRIMMTGMIAFAEIPSFLLGLILLLIFSVYLRLFPLAGAVTPFANYNGPAEQILDISYHAFLPVLTLSLSQLTGVYLLTRNTLITVITKDYIRTARAKGLGEKSVWIRHALRNALLPVVTRTGFTIGIMMGGVVLVENVFSYPGIGMTLRSAVVGRDYPLIQGILLVIAVSILICNLLVDKIYGKLDPRVVI; encoded by the coding sequence ATGGTAAATGACAGGAATTCGTTTATCTTCAGGTTGTTATCGACAATTTTTGTAATTCTTGTCATTAATTTTTTTCTACCAAGGATGATGCCTGGAGATCCATTCTCAACAACTTCTGCAGATGAAGTAGGGGAAGATATTATTGTAATGACAGAGGAGCAGCGTCTTTATTACATAAACTATTACGGACTTGACAGGCCATTGCCTGAACAATTTTTAGCATATATGAAAAACCTGATGACTGGCGATCTTGGAAGGAGTATTTATTATAAAATGCCGGTCAGTGACGTAATAATGCTCCATCTTCCCTGGACTATGTTTATTGTCATGAGTGCTACAGTAATCAGTACAATCTCTGGTGTAGTTCTTGGAACACTTTCGGCAAAGAACCGGAAGAAGGGGAGTGATAGAATTATGATGACGGGTATGATTGCCTTTGCAGAAATTCCTTCCTTTCTGCTTGGCCTGATCCTTCTTCTGATTTTTAGTGTATATCTCAGGCTTTTTCCACTTGCAGGCGCTGTTACCCCCTTCGCAAACTATAATGGTCCTGCAGAGCAGATACTGGACATATCGTACCATGCCTTTCTGCCTGTTCTGACTCTATCACTTTCACAACTGACCGGCGTGTACCTGCTCACCAGAAATACACTGATTACAGTGATCACAAAGGATTACATCCGGACTGCCAGAGCCAAAGGTCTGGGTGAAAAAAGCGTTTGGATCCGGCATGCACTCCGAAATGCACTACTCCCGGTAGTGACAAGAACAGGTTTTACGATCGGCATAATGATGGGGGGTGTTGTACTGGTTGAGAATGTATTTTCTTATCCAGGCATAGGGATGACACTCAGAAGTGCTGTCGTCGGCCGGGATTATCCGCTTATTCAGGGTATTCTCCTGGTAATTGCAGTCTCCATACTTATCTGCAACCTTCTGGTTGACAAAATATACGGGAAACTTGATCCGAGGGTTGTGATATAA
- a CDS encoding class I SAM-dependent methyltransferase: MELQQKDNIDNLIDCWKKATTSGMLQDEGRMAAFWNKRSGNYANNIEKDNRKKRTDEILELLEEAGFNPEGSRALDIGCGPGTLTLPLSKLGAEVTALDISSGMLDRLKDSVKKESLPVDIVECSWWTADIDELGFRNEFDLVIASMTPGVKDIESFDKMMACSKNLCYYSNFLRREEDRAYRDIRSSILGEKSENNMNGIIYPFMYLYLSGYKPSLRINHSEWKDELNWKETAEQTIGFIGRDRDFDDETKQKIRDYYQNASPDGIYRSESDVYTGMMVWEVNGR, from the coding sequence ATGGAATTGCAGCAAAAAGATAACATTGATAACCTGATCGACTGCTGGAAAAAAGCTACAACTAGTGGGATGCTCCAGGATGAGGGCAGGATGGCAGCGTTCTGGAACAAACGTTCTGGGAACTATGCCAATAACATTGAAAAAGATAACAGAAAGAAGAGAACCGATGAGATTCTCGAACTCCTTGAAGAAGCCGGATTTAATCCGGAAGGTTCCAGAGCCCTGGATATCGGGTGCGGACCCGGCACTCTCACTCTCCCTCTTTCAAAGCTTGGAGCAGAGGTGACAGCACTTGATATCTCATCAGGAATGCTTGACAGACTGAAAGATTCTGTAAAAAAAGAGTCTCTTCCGGTAGATATCGTTGAATGCTCCTGGTGGACCGCAGACATAGACGAGCTTGGGTTTCGGAATGAATTTGACCTGGTAATTGCATCCATGACCCCCGGAGTAAAGGATATCGAAAGTTTTGACAAAATGATGGCGTGCTCGAAAAATCTCTGTTATTACAGTAATTTTCTGAGAAGAGAAGAGGACAGGGCATATCGTGATATCAGGAGTTCGATACTTGGTGAAAAATCCGAGAATAACATGAACGGCATAATTTATCCATTCATGTATCTTTACCTCTCAGGCTACAAGCCATCGCTTCGGATCAACCATTCCGAATGGAAGGATGAACTAAACTGGAAAGAAACGGCAGAACAGACAATAGGGTTCATTGGACGGGACCGGGATTTTGATGATGAAACAAAGCAGAAAATAAGGGATTATTATCAAAATGCCTCTCCAGATGGAATCTACCGTTCTGAGTCTGATGTATATACCGGTATGATGGTTTGGGAAGTTAACGGCAGATGA